One Ethanoligenens harbinense YUAN-3 genomic window carries:
- a CDS encoding conserved phage C-terminal domain-containing protein: MDKQEEQAVIGRVIAHLNEKTGAHYRADAAANKRHVLARLADGFSEQDLLDVIDGMSATWADSDFARYLRPETLFRSQGKTESYLQEARRRQKKKAAPAASPGRFRSADDLLEG, encoded by the coding sequence ATGGACAAACAAGAAGAACAGGCCGTGATCGGGCGGGTGATCGCGCACCTGAATGAAAAAACGGGCGCGCATTACCGGGCAGATGCAGCGGCGAACAAGCGCCATGTTCTGGCACGGCTGGCAGACGGTTTTAGCGAGCAGGATTTGCTGGACGTGATCGACGGCATGTCGGCCACATGGGCGGATTCCGACTTTGCGCGCTATCTGCGGCCGGAAACACTTTTCCGCTCACAAGGAAAAACCGAAAGCTATTTGCAAGAAGCGCGCCGCAGGCAAAAGAAAAAAGCCGCTCCGGCGGCATCGCCCGGGCGGTTTCGGAGCGCGGACGATTTGCTGGAGGGCTGA